CGCCCGGTCCTTCCCCCGGTCCTGGAGTTCTCTCAGTTCGTTGAGAAGCTGTTCGGGATCGATGACCACCCCGTTGCCTATGACGCATATCTTGCAGGGATAGAGCATTCCAGAGGGCAGGAGATGGAAGACGTATTTTTTCCCTTCCACGATCACCGTGTGCCCTGCGTTGGCGCCTCCCTGGTACCTGGCAAAGATGTCCACCCTCGACCCAAGGGCGTCCACGACCCTTCCTTTTCCTTCATCGCCCCACTGGGCGCCGATGATGACCTCAACCCGACCCTTCACGAAAAATCCTCCTCATCGGCCGCCCTGTTTCGGCGGCCTGCATTGAATACCGTTCTTCCGGAATGACGCCCCCCGGGACGACATGTCGCTTCGGTCCCACAGGATGTGCATCAGATCCGGCATGGTGACGAAGGTCACTTCTTCGGGAGGGGAATCGCTCATTTTCTTCAGAAAATCAAGCGTCCCCTGCCGTGTATGACCGATCATGACCACCCATCCTTTTTTCCCTGCGAGGGCCAGTCCCCGCTGGAACTGCTCTTCCATGAATTCCTCCGACGGTTCGTGGTCGATGAAAATGGAACAGAAGGCGGCGGGTATGCCCTTGGCCCGAGCTGTATTATACGCTACCGAGGTGGAAGATGTCCTGCTGTCGAGAAAGAAGAGGGAGGTGGATGCAAGCTCGGTCATGACTGTTTCCATGAGTTTTTCATCCCGTGTCGCCCTGGATCCCCTGTGGTTGTTCATACCGAGAGCTCCCGGGAGGGAAGCCATGGCTCTTCGAAGAAGCAGGGCGACCGTTTCGTCGGACATGCCCGAGTCGATGACCCCTGTCTTTTCATCCCATTTTTTGTCTCCCCCGGCGCCCATGGGCATGTGGATCATGTAGGGAATCCCTGCTTGTTCCGCCCGCTGGGCGGCATAAAGCGAGCGGGACTGGAAGGGAATGACGGACCATGTCAGCGGGAGGGTAAGCTCAAGGTAGCCGTCCGTGATGGCCTTCGAAAATCCGAAGTCGTCGATGACAACGGCAACATAGGGTCCCGGCCCAATCTTCCGGGGCCCGTCCTCCGCCCTTTCCTCTCCTGACGGCAGGGCGGCGTCTTTTTCGCCGCCGGGCATTTCCCGGCCCGGATAGTCTCCGTTTTCACCCGGGAAAACAGCTGGACCTGGCGCCTCTTCCGGCACGGGCTCCGGCAGGGTTTTCCCCCCGCCGGCCCCGAAATACAGGATTCCGGCGCCGGCAGCGAGAAGACACAACCCCACCGCCAGACCCCGTAGGTCTTTTCCGTGTTTCAAAGTTCAGCCGTCCGCCCTCAGGACGCCTTCGGCAGTTTGACCGACAGAGAGGTTTTTCCGGAGATAATGTTCCGGAGCTCTTCCATGGCGCGCTTGAGCTGCTCGTCCTTGTCCTTCTCCCGGGTCACCTCGCCGTCGACCTCCACGTCGGGCTCCAGTCCCACGTGGTCAATCACCTTGCCCGAGGGGGTGTGATACCGGGCGATGGTGACGTAGAGCCCCGATCCGTCGGTAAGGTTGAACAGGGTCTGCACGGACCCCTTGCCGAAGGTCTTCTTGCCCACTGAAAGGGCCCGCCCCCGGTCGGAGAGGGCGCCCGCCACGATCTCGGAGGCCGATGCGCTTCCTTCGTTGATGAGCACCACCATCGGAAGGTTCGTGAGGGTTCCCGGGTTGGCGTAAATTTTCTCGTTGGCCCTGTCGACCCGCCCCTTCATTCCGACCACCAGTCCGCCGTTGAGGAACATGTCGCAAACCTCCACCGCCCCGTTGAGGAGCCCGCCGCCGTTGTTCCGCAGGTCCAGCACGAACCCCTTCGCCCCCTCCTTCAGAAGGGTGTTGAAGGCGCTCCGTACCTCCTGGGCGGTTTTTTGCTTGAACTGGGTGATCTTCACGTACCCCAGGTCCTTGTCTATCATTTCGGAACGGACGGAGATGAGCTTGATGTTATCGCGGACAATCTCGAATTTCAGGAGTTCCTCCTCCCCTTCCCGTCGGACCCAGATGGTGACCGAGGTGCCGGGCTTGCCGCGAAGGCGCTTCACCACCTGCTGGGAATCCCAGCCGAGGATGATCTCGTCCTCTATCTTCACGATCTGGTCCTGGGGCTTGAGGCCCACCCGGTCGGCGGGGGTGTCCTCGATAGGACTGATGACGAGGGTTTTTCCGTCCCGCTGGCCGATGTAAATCCCCAGCCCCCCGTACTCGCCTTCCATCTCGATCTCTTCTTCCTTGAGCTGGCCGGGATCCACGAAACGGGTGTAGGGGTCTCCCCATGCCTGCACCATTCCCTTGATGGCCCCATAGAGCAGCTTGTCTTCATCGGCGGGCTTCTCGGCGGAATCCACCTGGTAGGTCTCGATGATCGCCCGGGCCTGTTTCATGAGCCACATGGCCTGGGGGTTGAATGGGGCGATCCGCTCGAAATCGCCGAAGTCGGCCGCAGTGGCCGTAACGATGAGACTTGCTGCCGCCGCTCCGAGAACGATGCCTCCGAGCCAGTCCCGAACTCTTTTTCTGAAGTGTGTTTTCTGTTCGGACATTGTCCTTCTCCTTTTCTATTTTCTCAGATACCGCATGGGATCCCTGGCATCGCCCCCGACGCGCACCTCGAAATGAAGGTGGGCCCCCGTGGCCGTTCCCGTGCTTCCCACTGCCCCTATGGTCTGCCCCTTCCTGACCGCCGCCCCCTCGCGGACCGACATGCTCGAGAGGTGGGCGTAAACGGAGGAGAGGTTGTTGCCGTGGTCGATGATGATCACCTGGCCATACCCTCTCAGCCATCCCGCGAAAAGCACCTCGCCCGGCCCGGCGGCCCGTACGGGGGTTCCCCTGGGGGCCCGGATGTCCATTCCCGTGTGCATCGTCTTCGTCTTGAAAACAGGGTGGACCCTCGCGCCGAAGGTGCTGGTGATCTGTCCCTGGACGGGCCATGAAAGCTGCCCCCCCGAGGGAAGATACGTGTACTGGGCGGACCGTCCCTTGTCCCTGGACTCCTCTTCCCTCTTTTTCCTCATGAGGGCCGTCACGGTCTGCCGGATTTCCTCCTGGGACTGCCGGAGTTCCTTCACCGCCTGCTCGTGGAGGGCCCTTTCCTGCCGCACCTTGCCGAGAAAGGCGTTGCTCTTGTTGATCTCTTGCCGGAAGGTCTTTCGCTCTTTGCCGAGACGGGAGGCATTGACGGCAAGTTCCTTCTCCTGCTGCTCCATCTGGGCGGCCGCCTGGAGAAGGCGGTCCTTCTTTTCGAGCATTTCGCTGATCATGGCCTGGTCCTGGAGGGCGATGCGGTTGAGCAGGTAGGATATTTCCATGGCCTCGTGGGCGGTCGTTGAGGAAAGAAGGAGGTTGAACTCCGCCACACCGCCGTACTTGTAGATGTCCACGAGACGGCTTTCAAAGACGTCCGTCATCTCCGCGAGCTCCTGCTCGGTCAGCCGTATTTCCGCCCTGAGGTTCGCGATGGTGTTTTTCACTTTTTCAAGCTTCAGTTCGAGTACCCGTATCCTTTGTTCGGTCACCTTCTTTTTCTGATCCAGGGAATTGAGCTGGGTAAGCACGCCCTTTTCCTTCTCCCCCATCTGCCTGGCCCGTTTCTGGTGCTCGGAGATCTGCTTTTCCAGGATTCTCATCCGGGCCTCTTCCTGGGCTATCCTGCTGTCAAGACCGGAGGCGCCGGAAAGGGGGGCCGGGGAGGCGAGAAAAAGGGCGATCACAAGGAGGAAACAGGCTGTTCGTTCGGTCTTCATCACTGTGGTCAGCTCCCTTCGTCCGAGTCAGCGAGGGCGAAGCGCCCTCGACGTAAAGCGGCTCACGGCGAGCCAGCTGCACACCCAACCCATGGTCGCGCCCGTGGCGAAAAGAAGGAAGAAGAACTGGAGCAGCACCTGCCTGTTGACAATTATATCAAGAAACGCGAGGGTCGACCGCACGGCGTTCACCGCCGACGCATAGGTGGCCCAAAGGCCCGCCACGGCGAGCAGAGCCCCCCCGGCGCCGAGGAACATTCCCTGGAAAACGAAGGGAAGGGAGATGTAGGTCTTGGTGGCCCCGATGAGGAGCATCACCTCGATCTCTTCCTTCCTGGAATAGATGGCGATCCGGATGGTGTTGAAAATCACCAGGGCGCTGATGACCACCGACAGGACGAGGATGGCGGCCGATACCGCCGAGGACGCCCTGGATATGGTGGAAAGGCGCTCCACCAGTTTACCGGAGTAGATTACTTCCTCCACGGAGGGAAAGACCATGAGATCCCGGACGAGGGGCGTAATGTGCTCCGCCCGCCGGACCTGGATCTCCAGGCTCCACGGCAGGGGGTTGTCCCCCAAGAGGGTCACGGCCCTGGCCTGGTTCCCCAGTTTCGCCCGGAGCCTGTCGAGGGCCTCCTCGGGAGAGATTGCCCGAACGCTGGTGACCATGGGGTTAGCCTTCACCCTGGCGAAGACGTCATCGGTTTTTTCGCCCTTTTTCATGTAGACCTGCACCACGAGACCTCCCTCGATCCTGGAGACCATGTGGCGCACGTTCAGGGCGAAGAGGGCGGTAAAGCCGAGGATGTACAGCACCGAAGCCGCGGTGATGAGGGTGAGAACGCTCAGCCCCCAGTGGCGGCAGATGAGCCGGAAGGTATCCCGCAGGGCGTATTTAAAGCTCGCCATCAATGAAATACCTCCCTCTCCTCTCGTCGCGCTTGAGCCGCCCGTTGTGGAGCTCCACGAGGCGCTGGCGGTATGCGTCGACGAGGTACTGATCGTGGGTTGCCACGAGAACGGTGGTTCCCGCCGCGTTGATGGAAAGGAGAAGGCGCATTATTTCTTCGGATGTCCGGAGATCGAGGTTTCCGGTGGGCTCGTCGGCAAGGAAGACGGACGGGGAGTTCGCCATGGCCCTGGCGATGGCGACCCGCTGCTGTTCTCCCCCGGAAAGCTGGGGAGGCTTGAGGAACCGCCGTCTCCACAGGCCCACCTGGTCGATCACTTCGTTGGCCCGGCTCTGGACGACTCTCGGGGGGATGCCCATGGCCTCCAGCACGAAGGCAACGTTCTCGAACACCGTCAGGTTGGGCAGCAGTTTGTAGTCCTGGAAGACGACCCCCACGTCCCTCCTGTAGAATGGAAGCTGACTGCGGCCGATCTTCCTCAGATTCACGTCCCCCACGGTGATCTGCCCCCTGGTGGGAAGGTACTCCCGGGAGATGAGCCGGAGAAGGGTGGTCTTTCCCGAGCCTGTGGTCCCCACAAGGTAGACGAAATCCCCCTTGTCGATTGAGAGATAAATGTCCTCGAGGGCGATGATGTCGGGTTCGAATACCTTGGTGACACCTGCCAGGCGAATATCCATTCATTACCTCCTGCGCATGGTCCATGCCTGCACCGCGGCGCTCACGATCTGGGACGCCGTCAGGCCGTAATACTCCTGCAGTTCAGCCGGGGAACCGCTCTGGCCGAACTTGTCGAATACCGCCACCTGCTTCACCGGGACGGGGTAGGCGCTGCTCGTCAGGGCGGCGACCGCTTCGCCCAGGCCGCCCCGGGCAAAATGCTCCTCGGCGGTGACGCAGCATCCCGTCCTGTGGACGGAGTCGAGGATGATCCGGGCGGGGAGGGGGGATACGCTGAAACAGTCGATCACCTCGGCGCAGATGTTCTGCCGCGCCAGCACTTCCGCGGCCCTGAGCGCCTCGGAAACCATGATACCACAACAGCATACCGTCACTCCCGTACCCTCCCGGAGCACCCTTCCTCCTCCGGGAACGAACCCTTCATCCCCGTCGGCGTAGACGTCCGGGACCGGAGCCCGGCCGAGTCTGATGTACACGGGCCCCCTGGAGGACGCCGCGTTTTTCAGCAGCCCGAGGGCGGAGACATAGTCGGCGGGAGCGAGAACGGTCATGTCGGGGAAAGCCCTCATCAGGGCCAGGTCCTCGAGCATCTGGTGGGATGCGCCGTCCTCCCCCACGGTGACACCGCAGTGGCTGCCCACGATCTTCACGGGAAGGCCGGGAATGGCCACGGAGGACCGGATCTGCTCGTATCCCCGCCCCACGAGGAAGGACGCGTAGGAGGACACGTACACGTTCTTTCCGCCGAGGGCCAGCCCGGCAGCGGTGAGGATCATGTCCTGCTCCGCCATGCCCACGTTGAATACCCTGTCGGGATGCAGGACGGAAAACCTCGCCGCCCGGGTGGCGGACCCCACGTCGCCGTCCACGGCCACCACCGAAATGTCTTCGGCGGCCAGATCTATCAGTGCCTGCCCATAGGCGTCCCTGGTGCTTCTTTCAGGGGTCGGCATCGGTCAGTCCCCTCCTTTTTCGAGTTCCCTGAGGGCCTTGTCCATGGATTCCCGCCCAAGGACCATCCGTCCTCCTGAAGGGTCGTTTTCAAGGAAGGAAACGCCCTTTCCGAGCGTAGTTTTCGCCACGATGCACCCCGGCTTTCCCCGGCGGGATCCGAGGCGGCCAAGGACATTCCTCATGGAGGCGAAGTCATGACCGTCGCACTCCTCCACGGCCCAGCCGAAAGCAAGAAACTTCTCCCGGAGGGGTTCGAGGGACATGATGTCCTCCGTGGCCCCCTCCATCTGCCGCCCGTTCCTGTCCACAAGGAGCAGCAGGTTGTCCAGAGAAAAGTGGGCGGAGGTCATGGCCGACTCCCAGAAGACGCCCTCCTGGAGTTCCCCGTCACCCACAAGGCAGTAAACTGACGGAGCCGGAGTCCGGTCCCTCAAGGCGAGGGCGAGGCCGTTGGCGAGGCCGAGCCCCTGGCCGAGGGACCCGCCGGGGGCGTCCACGCCGGGGGTCCTGCGGATTTCTGGAAATCCCTGGAGCATGGCGCCGAGGCGGCGGTAACTCCACAGTTCTTCCCGGGGGAAGAAACTCTTGTTGGCCAGGACGGCGTACAGGGCCGGGCAACCGTGTCCCTTCCCGAGGACGAAGCGGTCCCTGCCCTCCCAGGACGGCTCGTCCGCCCGCAGGGAGAGCACCTCCCAGTACAGCCAGACGAGAAGATCCACGATGGAGAGCGAAGAAGCCAAGTGGCCCGACCGGGCGACGCCGATCATACGGACCACGTCCCTCCGGACCGCTAGAGCGCGTTCAGCCAGAATATCCCTTTCCGGGGTCATGAACGACCAGTCCCCTTTCTGTGCGCAAGCCGCCGGACTTCGTTCCACATCCGGCTGAATTCTTCGAGGAAGAGCTCCGCCCGGTAGGCGGTCTTCTCCTGTTCCGGCGACACGGCCGGGTATGGAAGCCGCCCCTCACCCTTCCACACGGGAAGTTTCCATTCGGCGGCAAACTCCTCCACCTTCGGATCATAGGCCGAGAGGGTCAAAGGAACGCCGGAGAGGAGGGCGAGAAGGGCGAAATGATACCGCATGGACACCGCACCCGCGGCGTTGCAGAAAAGCTGTTCCGACTCGGTGCGCCAGTTCGCCGCCGACAGCAGGACAATCCTCCGGGGCCGAAAAATCCGGCTTCCGGCAAGCCGCTCCATCAGGACGACGTCTTCCCCGGAAAGGGCCACGCCGATGACCGGGAGCTTTCTCTCGGCGGCCATTCTGGCGGCAGACGTCACCGTGCGGATGGGAAAGCTCCCTCCCCAGGGCCGGATGTTCACCAGAAAATGGCCCTCCCTCCGTTCCCTGCATGAGGACTGCTGCCACAACAGAAACACCGGGTCGGGCGACCTGGAGGCCCTCTGCCCCCAGGAGTTCAGCAGGGCACCGGACCGTTCGTCCCGGACGCTTCTGGCGACGCATTTCCCCAAGGCATTCCGGGCGAAGAACATCCCGAAGAGGGTGCGGAACGGGCCCACCGACTGGCCTGCGGCCCAGGGCAAGGCGCCCGCAAGGGATGCGAGGCGGATCACCCCCCAGTAATAGGCGGACGACCGTACGCTGGTGACGTCCTGGAAGAGTCCCCCGCCCCCGAGAAGCAGGGTGTCGCTCTCCCGGAGAAGCCGGAAAACTTCGGACGTCTTCCACCGGTTCACGGCCCGGATGGAGAGGGACCGTTCCGAATCCGCAGGAGAGGCGGAGAGTATGGCCAGCTCCTCCCTCGGAACCCCGTTTTTTTCGAACGCCTCCACGAGGGCCGAGGCAAGAAGCTCGTCCCCCAGGTTGCCGAACCCGTAGTAGCCGCAAAGCACAGCGCGGTAGCGCCGGATCACTCGGTCACCATCCTCCCGTACTTCTCCCAGAGGGGAAGAACCACGAACCGGAGAAGAACGATTCCAATCATACCCACGAGAACCCCGGTCCACAATCCGTTAAATTGCCTGAAGAGAATGAAATAGAGGGGCGTATGGAAATGGCAGAAGCTGTTCACCGCCGACGAAAAGCCGAGAACGGTGGCCATGCGGAGCACTTCCCTGTACCGGGGCCAAAGATCGGCCTTGCGGACGTAGTACCAGAACAGCAACGCGGGGTACCCGAGGAAGATCTCCTTGCTCCTCGGCCGGGCCACGAGGACGCGCTCGAGAAACTCCCTCATGCGGACCTCGAAGGCGGGCACGAACTGGACGTTGTCGCTGCGGAAGAGAACCAGCCCCGTTCCCGCCAGGAGAATGCCGATGAGGAAGAGCTCCCCCCAGAGAGGCGGCCGGCGGAAGATCTCTCCCAGGGACTCGGGATGTTCTCTGCGCCTGAGATCGGCGAGAAGCACCAGCAGCGGCGGAAGAAAGAGGGTGGCCTTGACGCCGGAGAAGGCCCTGAGGCGGAGCATGTAGACGGGCTCGCTGAAGAAGGCGGCGATGGCCAGTCCCCCCGCCGCGGCGAACAGGAAGCTCCCCACCAGCCCTGCCCAGGGACGCCGCCAGCCGTCAAGGGCGAGGAAGGACGCCTCGGTGACCACGAACACCGCTGCCAGGGCCCCGATGATCTTGGCCGCCGGGGGAACGAAACGGACGGCGACGGCCGTCACGAGGACGACACCACCGAGAAGAAGGGCTCCTTTCCCCGATACTCTGCCTGACCGCTCCCGGGCGTCATCGCCGGAGAAAAGGAAAAACCTTTGGAGATACCGCAGGAGGGAGTAGACAAAGGCAAGGGCCAGGGCAGCCGCGCCGATTATTCCCGTCCTCCAGGGCGAGAAGGGTTCGGGCCAGGTGACGGCGATACCGTGAGCCGAAAGTCCCGCCGCGAGGTCACCAAGCTCGCCGAGGAAGGTGCCGTACGGGTCGGCGGAAGATTCCATGGCGGAGGGACGGAAGACGAGCAGCCGTACGGACCGTTCCTTAACTGCCCGGAGAAGCCGTTCTAACAGGGCCGACCGGGAGATGTTCCGGCTCAGGAGTTCCTCGTGGGTCACGCTGTGAAGGGGGAGCAGGGAGGGGAAGGCAAGCCGGTTGAGCTGGGAGGCACCGAGCTGCCGTGAAAACTCAACCACCGCCACTGACCGGCCCGCTTTCCGTACCGCTCCGGCGAGGGGGCGCAGGTCGGGAAAGCCGAGGGCCGTCTCACCCGCGGGGGCGAGAGTGCGGATGGACGGAAAATCGGCGAGAATCCTGTCGAGGGCGGCAACCGACGGGACCGTGTCCCCGGGAAGAGCGGGGCCGACCCGGTAAAATACGGGAATCTGAAGCCTTTCAGCCAGAAGGAGGCCGTCCATGTCGGGAAGAATACCGGTCTGGAGCAGATCCTCCATAGTCCGGGGAAGAAGGACTGCCGTCCCTCCGTCGGCTTGCGCCGTGCGCATCCCGGGGAAGCGGGCCGCCAGGTAGGGCAGGGCCTTCCGGCCGGCGGAGAAGGTCTTCGGGAAAAAGAGGGACGTAGAGGAAAGAGGGGCGGCAAGGGCCTTCCTCGCCCCGTCGGGCAGCCCGGAAGCGGGCCCGTAATAGAGGGGCAGGACGCCGAGGGACAGCCGGGCGCCCGTCAGCTCGGAGACCATGAGCCCCGTGGCGCCCCGGCGGGCCATTTCACTCCATGCCTCTTCCGTCCCCCTTCCGGAGGACGCCGCCAGGGAGGCCACGTCCCGGAAATCAAGGATTATTCCCGCGCTCCGGGATGCCCGCTCGGCTCCCATGCGGGGAAACAGGGCGACAGCGGAGAGGAGGAACAGGATGATTACGACGCAGAGCCCCAGGTTGACCCGGGCTCCTTCGGGAGGGAATATTTTCTTCTTCATGGCGTTTTCCTCCATTGATCGGCCAATGAAAAGCCGAGGCATTCAAGCATTCTGCTGAGCCTGCACAGGGGCAGGCCCACCACGTTGAAATAATCCCCCCGGATGGAATCCACGAGGAGGGAACCGATTCCCTGGATGGCGTAGGCGCCTGCCTTGTCGTCTCCCTCGCCGCTTTCCGCGTAGACTGGAAGGGCGTCTTCGGGAAGCTCCCGGAAGACCACATCGGTCCTCTCGGCGGCGGTTTCCGTTCCCCAGGGAGAAACCACCGTAACGCCCGTGAAGACCGAATGGGTCCTTCCGTTCAGCAGGGTAAGCATCTCCAGGGCTTCCTCCCTGCTGGACGGTTTTCCCAGGATCCTGTCCCCGAGAGCCACCACCGTGTCCGCAGCCACGACCCACCTTCCGGGGCACTCTTTCGCGACAGACTCCGCCTTTTCCCGGGAGAGGCGCTTCACCGCTTTCTCCGGGCTTTCGCCGGGGATAAGAGACTCGTCCACGGAGGGGACCAGCACGGAGAAGGTCCACCCGAGAGAGGAGAGCAGCTCTCTTCGCCTCGGGCTCCCCGAGGCGAGGATCAGCTCCAGCGGGCGGCCCATAGTCCGAAGACGCCTCCGACGAGGGTCCCGAGGTTGCACCTCAGGAAAAAACGGAACCCGAAGTCCGCAAAGGCAAGGTTAACCTCCGACACGTTGAATCCGGCTGAAAGAATATCCCTGAAATAGGGCTCGGTCAAGGCAAACCTCTGGAGATACACCCCGAGAAGGGACCCAAGGACAAGGGAGGCGATGATGACCCACCATCTTCCGGAAGACGAGGCGGCCATGCCGTTACCTCCCCGGTGAGAGCGCCAGGGCCAGGAGGCCTATGAGGGCGCAGTAGACGGCGAAAGGACGCCATTTTCCCCGGGTGACCAGCCTTCGGAGCACCGCCAGGGAGACGAGGCCGGAGAAAAAGGCCGCAGCGGCTCCGGCCGCCCAGCCTGAGGGGAGGGTGGAGGGCCAGTCCGGAACCTCGAGGAGATCCTTCATCTCCAGCAGGGTTGCCCCGAAAATGGCGGGCAGGGAGAGAAGGAAAGAAAAACGGAAGGCCGACGGGGCGGACAGTCCCGTCTTCATGCCGGCGACGATGGTGGACCCTGACCGGGAAATGCCCGGAAGGACCGCAATGCCCTGCACGAGGCCCACGACGAGCCCCCGGGCGGGGGTCACGGGCCGGCCGCAGAGGTCGGTGGTGAGGGACGATCCGTACCAGAGGACGGCGGCTGTAACCAAGAGTCCCGTTCCCACGGCCCAGGGGAGGGTCATGGCCCTCTCCACAAGAGGCTTCAGCGACAAACCTATTGCCCCGGTGACCACCGTTCCTGCAATGACGGCCCAGCCGAAGGCCCATCCCTCCTCCGTTCTGTTTCCGGCGGACAGGAAGCCCCGGCACCACCGGCTCAGCAGAAGGACGACGTCCTTCCCGAAGAAGACCAGGGTGGCGAGCATGGTGGCGAAGTGAAGGAGAAGGTCGTAGGAGAGAGCCGCCTTCCCGATGCCGAAAAGCTGCTGCATCAGGGCAAGATGCCCGGAGCTGCTCACTGGGAGAAATTCCGTCACTCCCTGGACCAGCCCCAGGAAAACGGCAGGGAGGGCTTCCATCAGCTTTTCCTCCTCCGTCCCCTGCCCTGGGAGGACGTCCTGGGCCGCTCGGCCGCCGGTTTTTCACCGAGAACGGTGACAAGGGGAAGGATCACCGGCCGCCCTCTGCCGAACCGCCGGAGAGCGTCCCGCATTCTGCCCTTTATCCGCGTTTCGAGGAGATCCCGGTCGGAAACCGCCTTCGCTCCGAGGGATTCCACGGCCTTCTCCACCGAGACGGTGAGGTCTTCCCGCAGTTTCGCAGCATCCTCCAGGTGAAGGAATCCCCGGCTTTCGAAGACGGGTGGCGATGCGAGGGCGCCCTCCGGGGTGAGGATGAGGGAGACGGCCACGGTCCCCTCTTCGGCAAGCTCCCTCCGTTCCTTCAGCACGCTCCCCTGCATCTCGCCCAAGGCGATGCCGTCCACCATGATGCCCCCTGCCTGGACCCGGTCCTTCACGACGGCCTTGTCCTTTTCAAGGGTCAGCACATCGCCGTTCAGCAGGACAAAAGCGTTCTTTGGAGCCACCCCCATCTCCCGGGCGAGCTTGGCATGGCGGACGAGGTGACGGTACTCTCCGTGGACGGGAACGAAGAACTGGGGCCGTACCATGTTCAGCATCACCCGGAGCTCGTCCTGGGCGGCGTGGCCCGAAACGTGGATGGCCTGCTCCTTTTCGTAGACCACTTCGCAGCCGCAGGCGAACAGCCTGTTGATGGTGCTGCTCACCATCTTTTCATTTCCCGGGATGGGGGTGGCGAAGATGGCCACCACGTCCTTCTCCGTGAGA
This genomic window from Aminivibrio sp. contains:
- a CDS encoding DUF5693 family protein is translated as MKKKIFPPEGARVNLGLCVVIILFLLSAVALFPRMGAERASRSAGIILDFRDVASLAASSGRGTEEAWSEMARRGATGLMVSELTGARLSLGVLPLYYGPASGLPDGARKALAAPLSSTSLFFPKTFSAGRKALPYLAARFPGMRTAQADGGTAVLLPRTMEDLLQTGILPDMDGLLLAERLQIPVFYRVGPALPGDTVPSVAALDRILADFPSIRTLAPAGETALGFPDLRPLAGAVRKAGRSVAVVEFSRQLGASQLNRLAFPSLLPLHSVTHEELLSRNISRSALLERLLRAVKERSVRLLVFRPSAMESSADPYGTFLGELGDLAAGLSAHGIAVTWPEPFSPWRTGIIGAAALALAFVYSLLRYLQRFFLFSGDDARERSGRVSGKGALLLGGVVLVTAVAVRFVPPAAKIIGALAAVFVVTEASFLALDGWRRPWAGLVGSFLFAAAGGLAIAAFFSEPVYMLRLRAFSGVKATLFLPPLLVLLADLRRREHPESLGEIFRRPPLWGELFLIGILLAGTGLVLFRSDNVQFVPAFEVRMREFLERVLVARPRSKEIFLGYPALLFWYYVRKADLWPRYREVLRMATVLGFSSAVNSFCHFHTPLYFILFRQFNGLWTGVLVGMIGIVLLRFVVLPLWEKYGRMVTE
- a CDS encoding nucleoside triphosphate pyrophosphatase encodes the protein MGRPLELILASGSPRRRELLSSLGWTFSVLVPSVDESLIPGESPEKAVKRLSREKAESVAKECPGRWVVAADTVVALGDRILGKPSSREEALEMLTLLNGRTHSVFTGVTVVSPWGTETAAERTDVVFRELPEDALPVYAESGEGDDKAGAYAIQGIGSLLVDSIRGDYFNVVGLPLCRLSRMLECLGFSLADQWRKTP
- a CDS encoding undecaprenyl-diphosphate phosphatase yields the protein MEALPAVFLGLVQGVTEFLPVSSSGHLALMQQLFGIGKAALSYDLLLHFATMLATLVFFGKDVVLLLSRWCRGFLSAGNRTEEGWAFGWAVIAGTVVTGAIGLSLKPLVERAMTLPWAVGTGLLVTAAVLWYGSSLTTDLCGRPVTPARGLVVGLVQGIAVLPGISRSGSTIVAGMKTGLSAPSAFRFSFLLSLPAIFGATLLEMKDLLEVPDWPSTLPSGWAAGAAAAFFSGLVSLAVLRRLVTRGKWRPFAVYCALIGLLALALSPGR